From the Synergistota bacterium genome, one window contains:
- a CDS encoding ATPase, with translation MFTLYAGLTIRRRKDYKAYAKKVLLFSSVAILASVVLLFLLPVSGASAAPEESAISIPRSIDIAAGYIGAAVAVGAAAIGAGIAVAATGSAMIGVMAEKPELIGRAMIVVALAEGIAIYGMIIAIMILAKL, from the coding sequence CTGTTTACCCTCTATGCAGGGTTAACGATACGAAGAAGGAAGGATTACAAGGCATATGCTAAGAAAGTGCTTCTTTTTTCCTCAGTGGCTATTTTAGCCTCCGTAGTTTTACTTTTTCTTCTCCCCGTATCAGGGGCTTCCGCTGCCCCAGAGGAGTCAGCGATTTCAATACCTCGTAGTATAGATATAGCCGCTGGCTACATTGGTGCTGCGGTTGCAGTAGGGGCTGCTGCCATTGGAGCGGGTATAGCGGTTGCAGCTACAGGTAGCGCCATGATAGGAGTAATGGCTGAAAAGCCTGAGCTAATTGGCAGAGCAATGATCGTTGTGGCTCTTGCCGAGGGAATAGCAATATATGGTATGATAATTGCCATAATGATTCTTGCTAAGCTATGA
- a CDS encoding V-type ATP synthase subunit F — translation MIGRAFVLGSKEAVVGFRLAGIRGEVVEDRETALKLFKCLVSSGDYRLLVITEGIARFLRNEIEEIKSRKLFPLIVEIPDRGGFREKPSDFLERMIREALGLSLKG, via the coding sequence ATGATTGGCAGAGCTTTCGTTCTCGGTAGTAAGGAGGCAGTCGTTGGTTTCCGATTAGCTGGGATTCGAGGAGAGGTTGTTGAAGACAGGGAGACCGCTTTAAAGTTGTTTAAGTGCCTCGTTTCCTCGGGGGATTATAGATTGCTTGTGATCACGGAAGGTATAGCGCGCTTTTTGAGAAATGAGATAGAGGAGATAAAATCGAGGAAGCTTTTTCCTCTTATTGTGGAGATTCCAGATAGGGGTGGTTTCAGGGAAAAGCCTTCCGATTTTCTGGAGAGGATGATAAGGGAAGCTTTAGGGCTTTCCTTAAAGGGGTGA
- a CDS encoding V-type ATP synthase subunit A, whose protein sequence is MGHIRWISGPVVKVKTVEDVKMLEMVRVGDMGLIGEVISVSEKEAVIQVYEETEGLRLGEGVFGTGEPLSMTLGPGLLGGIFDGIGRPLTAIKKELGDFILRGANPPSLSFEDMWRVRIEVKKGDFLKPGDIVARIRETPLIEHRIMCPLGVSGVVIETKESGDYTINAVIARVKDEKGRIHEIKLFHRWPVRKPRPILRRISLDEPLLTGQRVLDFLFPLAKGGTAAIPGGFGTGKTVTQHQLAKWADADVIVYIGCGERGNEMTEVLEDFPKLVDPQSGHSLMERIVLIANVSNMPVSAREASIFTGITIAEYFRDMGYDVAVMADSTSRWAEALREIAGRLEEMPAEEGFPAYLPTRLAEFYERAGRVITLGGRKGSVSIIGAVSPPGGDFSEPVTQHTRRFIRCFWALDKELASARHFPSVNWLNSYSEYFEDLKGWFRQKVAEDFPILRERVMNILQEESNLQRIAQLVGVGVLPEPQKLILLSAKMLREGFLRQNAFDPVDTYCSPRKSYLLLKLMLKYYDRASELVKKGVLVQRIEELPITSRILRFSFTVSEDKMEEEYLSLRDELEREFSELEREYEKILSYRRRA, encoded by the coding sequence ATAGGACATATAAGGTGGATAAGCGGACCTGTGGTTAAGGTTAAAACGGTAGAGGATGTTAAGATGCTCGAGATGGTTAGAGTTGGAGATATGGGATTGATAGGCGAGGTTATATCTGTTAGCGAGAAAGAGGCGGTAATTCAGGTTTATGAGGAAACAGAGGGACTACGCCTTGGGGAAGGAGTTTTTGGAACCGGTGAGCCTCTATCGATGACTCTTGGTCCGGGGCTTTTAGGTGGTATCTTCGATGGCATAGGAAGGCCACTCACGGCGATAAAGAAGGAGCTCGGGGATTTTATCCTGAGAGGAGCTAATCCTCCTTCGCTTTCCTTCGAAGACATGTGGAGGGTAAGGATTGAGGTAAAAAAGGGGGATTTTTTGAAGCCGGGAGATATAGTTGCTCGCATTAGGGAAACGCCTCTTATAGAGCATCGAATCATGTGTCCTCTCGGGGTAAGTGGAGTAGTAATTGAGACCAAGGAAAGCGGCGATTATACGATAAATGCGGTTATAGCGAGAGTAAAGGATGAAAAAGGTAGAATACATGAGATCAAGCTATTTCACCGCTGGCCTGTTCGAAAGCCGCGTCCCATTTTGAGAAGAATATCTCTTGATGAACCTCTTCTTACAGGTCAGAGGGTTTTGGATTTTCTTTTTCCTCTTGCTAAGGGAGGAACTGCTGCTATTCCAGGAGGGTTTGGAACGGGGAAGACGGTTACCCAGCATCAGCTTGCCAAGTGGGCCGATGCTGATGTGATAGTTTATATAGGTTGTGGAGAGAGAGGAAACGAGATGACTGAGGTGCTTGAGGATTTTCCAAAGCTTGTGGATCCTCAAAGTGGTCATTCTCTCATGGAAAGGATAGTTCTCATTGCTAATGTATCAAATATGCCGGTTTCCGCTCGCGAGGCTTCCATCTTTACCGGTATCACGATAGCCGAATATTTCAGGGATATGGGATACGATGTTGCGGTTATGGCTGACTCTACGTCGAGATGGGCAGAGGCTTTAAGAGAGATAGCGGGAAGGCTTGAGGAGATGCCGGCAGAGGAAGGTTTTCCTGCATATTTACCCACTCGCTTAGCGGAGTTTTATGAGAGGGCAGGTAGGGTAATAACCCTCGGTGGTAGGAAAGGTTCCGTCAGCATAATAGGGGCGGTTTCCCCACCGGGTGGTGACTTTTCTGAACCGGTGACCCAGCACACGCGTAGATTTATAAGATGCTTTTGGGCGCTCGATAAGGAGCTTGCCAGTGCGAGGCACTTTCCCTCGGTTAACTGGCTTAACAGCTATAGCGAATATTTTGAGGATCTTAAGGGGTGGTTCAGGCAAAAGGTTGCCGAGGATTTTCCAATATTAAGAGAGAGGGTTATGAACATTCTTCAGGAGGAGAGTAATCTTCAGAGAATAGCTCAGCTTGTGGGAGTGGGAGTTCTGCCAGAACCTCAAAAGCTTATTCTGCTCTCAGCTAAAATGCTCAGGGAGGGTTTTTTACGTCAGAATGCTTTTGATCCGGTGGATACCTACTGCTCTCCTCGAAAGAGCTATCTTTTGCTTAAGCTTATGTTAAAGTATTACGACAGAGCGAGTGAGCTCGTTAAAAAGGGAGTCCTGGTTCAGAGAATAGAGGAGCTTCCTATAACCTCGAGGATTTTAAGATTTTCATTTACCGTTTCAGAAGACAAGATGGAAGAGGAATATCTCTCTTTAAGGGATGAACTTGAGAGGGAATTCTCAGAGCTTGAGAGGGAATATGAAAAGATCCTCTCCTATAGGAGGAGAGCTTGA
- a CDS encoding V-type ATP synthase subunit B has product MLEYIGVKKITGPLIFIESMRELFYGEVIEISSHDGEERVGKVIELGDELAVIQVFEGTEGLSPAKTRIRLAGDTFKIGVSREVIGRVFDGMGRPIDGGPEIMAEDFIDVNGNAINPVSRSYPRDFIQTGISAIDVPMTIIRGQKLPIFSGSGLPHNEMAVQIAKQAKVHDAEFAIVFAAMGVKHDVARFFLESFERSGALRSSVVFLNLASDPVIERLITPRCALTVAEFLAFELGMHILVILTDMTNYCEALRELSSRRGEIPARKGYPGYMYSDLASIYERAGRIRGRDGSITQIPIISMPEDDMTHPIPDLTGYITEGQIVLSRELYRRGIYPPVNILPSLSRLMKSGIGEGKTRKDHPHLSDQLYASYSHARWVRSLASIVGEDELSPRERLYLRFADEFERRFISQGFDEERSIERSLDIGWEVLSLLPEEELHRVSKEEIDEFYGRREEE; this is encoded by the coding sequence ATGCTTGAATACATAGGGGTTAAGAAGATAACCGGTCCACTCATATTTATAGAATCGATGAGAGAGCTCTTTTACGGTGAGGTGATTGAGATATCCTCTCATGATGGAGAGGAAAGAGTGGGGAAGGTTATAGAACTTGGTGATGAGCTTGCGGTTATACAGGTTTTTGAGGGAACGGAGGGGTTAAGCCCTGCCAAGACGAGAATAAGGTTAGCAGGAGACACCTTTAAAATAGGCGTGTCTCGGGAAGTTATAGGAAGGGTTTTTGATGGTATGGGTAGACCTATAGATGGAGGACCTGAGATAATGGCTGAGGATTTCATAGATGTAAACGGGAACGCTATAAATCCCGTTTCGAGAAGTTATCCTCGTGACTTTATCCAAACGGGGATATCTGCTATAGATGTGCCAATGACTATAATAAGGGGTCAGAAACTGCCCATATTTTCGGGAAGTGGCCTTCCCCATAACGAGATGGCAGTTCAAATAGCTAAGCAGGCAAAGGTCCATGACGCGGAGTTTGCGATAGTCTTCGCGGCTATGGGGGTAAAGCACGATGTCGCTCGCTTTTTCTTAGAAAGCTTTGAAAGAAGCGGTGCTTTGAGAAGCTCGGTTGTTTTCTTAAACCTTGCGAGCGATCCCGTTATAGAGAGATTGATTACTCCGAGATGTGCTTTAACGGTTGCGGAATTTTTGGCTTTTGAGCTTGGTATGCATATTTTGGTTATATTAACTGATATGACTAACTACTGTGAAGCGCTAAGGGAGCTTTCCTCGCGCAGAGGAGAGATCCCCGCAAGAAAGGGATATCCTGGTTATATGTATAGCGATCTTGCTTCCATATATGAAAGGGCGGGTAGAATAAGGGGAAGAGATGGCTCCATAACTCAGATTCCGATAATATCCATGCCAGAGGATGATATGACCCATCCTATCCCAGATTTAACTGGCTATATAACTGAGGGACAGATAGTTTTAAGCAGAGAGCTTTACAGGAGGGGGATATACCCTCCCGTTAATATCCTTCCCTCGCTTTCTCGCCTAATGAAGAGTGGTATAGGTGAGGGAAAAACGAGAAAGGATCATCCTCATCTGTCAGACCAGCTTTACGCTTCTTACTCTCATGCGCGGTGGGTAAGGAGCCTTGCTTCCATTGTTGGTGAGGATGAGCTTTCTCCTCGAGAGAGATTATATCTAAGATTTGCCGATGAGTTTGAAAGGAGATTTATAAGTCAGGGGTTTGATGAGGAAAGGAGTATAGAAAGAAGTCTTGATATCGGCTGGGAAGTTCTCTCTTTGTTGCCAGAAGAAGAACTTCATAGGGTTTCTAAGGAGGAGATTGATGAGTTTTACGGAAGGCGGGAAGAGGAGTGA
- a CDS encoding V-type ATP synthase subunit D, producing the protein MNLELTKSGLLKVKDMLSLARQGYRLMDQKRNILISELVKYLELARELQEKVIKEFERAYSTLTFASITLGMETVEEIAFGAEEKVKIAVAERSVMGVPIPILAVEGDNLKEGTFSPFYSVYRTNMALDRAILEFRKLFDTVVLLAEIENAIYRLAWEIKVTQRRANALEEVIIPELEKAKKRIEEHLEEREREEFFKLKRIKRIQ; encoded by the coding sequence GTGAATCTGGAGCTCACCAAAAGCGGCCTTCTTAAGGTTAAGGACATGCTTTCTCTTGCAAGGCAAGGTTATAGGCTTATGGATCAAAAGAGAAATATTCTCATATCCGAGCTTGTTAAGTATCTCGAGCTTGCCAGAGAGCTTCAAGAAAAGGTCATCAAGGAGTTCGAGAGAGCCTATAGTACGTTAACCTTTGCGAGCATAACTCTTGGTATGGAAACCGTTGAGGAGATAGCATTTGGCGCTGAGGAGAAGGTGAAAATAGCGGTTGCCGAGAGGAGCGTGATGGGCGTTCCCATCCCCATTCTTGCTGTGGAAGGAGACAACCTTAAGGAAGGGACTTTCTCGCCATTCTATAGCGTTTACAGAACAAACATGGCTCTTGATAGGGCAATACTCGAGTTCAGAAAGCTATTTGATACGGTTGTCCTTTTAGCCGAAATAGAGAATGCTATTTATAGGCTTGCGTGGGAAATAAAGGTTACTCAAAGGAGAGCTAATGCCTTAGAGGAGGTTATAATTCCGGAGCTTGAGAAAGCTAAGAAGAGGATAGAAGAACATCTTGAGGAGAGGGAGAGAGAAGAATTCTTTAAGTTAAAGAGGATAAAAAGGATTCAGTGA
- a CDS encoding protein-L-isoaspartate(D-aspartate) O-methyltransferase has translation MVESQIEIRGIKDERVLRAMMRVPRHLFVPEEYRERAYDDHPLPIGEGQTISQPYIVALMTSLLDLKGNEKVLEIGTGSGYQAAILAELAKEVYSVERIPALAVKAAETLEKLGYKNVRVKVGDGTLGWEENAPYDAIIVTAAAPKVPTPLIKQLKIGGRLVIPIGERFIQSLYKYVKREDGSLDGEDFGGCVFVPLKGKEGWNH, from the coding sequence ATGGTAGAATCTCAAATAGAAATAAGAGGGATAAAAGATGAGCGCGTTCTGCGCGCAATGATGCGTGTTCCACGTCATCTTTTCGTCCCAGAGGAGTACAGAGAAAGGGCATATGACGACCATCCCCTACCTATAGGTGAGGGGCAAACTATCTCCCAGCCATATATAGTTGCCTTAATGACAAGCCTTCTTGATTTAAAGGGAAATGAAAAGGTACTCGAAATAGGAACGGGTTCAGGCTATCAAGCAGCAATTTTAGCGGAGCTTGCTAAAGAGGTCTATTCCGTTGAGAGAATCCCCGCTCTCGCCGTAAAGGCAGCTGAAACGCTGGAAAAGCTGGGGTATAAAAACGTTAGGGTTAAGGTAGGCGACGGGACCTTAGGATGGGAAGAAAACGCACCCTATGATGCGATAATAGTAACCGCTGCTGCTCCAAAGGTTCCCACCCCCTTGATAAAGCAACTTAAAATAGGAGGAAGGCTCGTAATACCGATAGGAGAAAGATTCATTCAGAGCCTTTATAAATATGTAAAAAGGGAAGATGGAAGCCTTGACGGAGAGGACTTTGGGGGATGCGTTTTCGTACCGCTAAAGGGCAAAGAAGGCTGGAATCACTGA